The Clostridium sp. AWRP genome has a window encoding:
- a CDS encoding response regulator transcription factor encodes MKKILIADDEQEIIELLTLYIERENYEVFGAYDGFSALDILKEGAIDIAIIDIMMPNMDGYQLIKKIREKYKIPVIVMSAKSEISDKILGLELGADDYITKPCDPLEVMARVKAQLRRCSEFNCNEEKHTETIVVGELKLDTNSCVIYKGDKPISITSTEYKLLLLLMGNPKKVFTKKQIFESVWNEPFYGDDNTIMVHISKLRDKIEEDSKNPVYLKTIRGLGYKFESKK; translated from the coding sequence ATGAAAAAAATTTTAATTGCTGATGATGAGCAAGAAATAATAGAACTGCTGACATTATATATTGAAAGGGAAAATTACGAAGTATTTGGAGCTTATGATGGATTTTCAGCACTGGATATTTTAAAAGAAGGAGCAATTGATATTGCAATAATTGATATAATGATGCCAAATATGGACGGATATCAGCTTATAAAAAAAATAAGAGAAAAATATAAAATCCCTGTAATTGTTATGTCAGCTAAAAGTGAAATAAGCGATAAGATATTAGGACTTGAACTTGGGGCAGATGATTATATAACTAAACCTTGTGATCCACTGGAAGTAATGGCAAGGGTAAAGGCACAGCTTAGAAGATGCTCTGAATTTAATTGTAATGAAGAAAAGCATACGGAAACTATAGTAGTTGGAGAGTTAAAACTCGATACTAATTCTTGTGTCATTTATAAAGGTGATAAACCTATATCAATTACATCCACAGAGTACAAGCTCTTGTTACTTTTAATGGGCAATCCTAAAAAAGTTTTTACTAAAAAGCAGATCTTTGAGTCTGTATGGAATGAACCCTTTTATGGTGATGACAATACAATAATGGTTCACATTAGCAAATTGCGAGATAAAATTGAAGAAGATTCCAAAAACCCAGTGTATTTAAAAACTATAAGGGGACTTGGATATAAATTTGAAAGTAAAAAGTAA
- a CDS encoding MerR family transcriptional regulator, with the protein MNIKIAAEKTGLTKKAIKYYESEGLINPLKNVENNYREYSDEDIIRLNLIGALRTLDIPIKGINDVIAGKKGLQEALMDALEKIDENISYLEKSKLIISSLMEKNPDDYKYSGEQIKKLRETLELSRDDKKELISNSLLRIFPGNFGKMFAVMYEPFLEVTIDNDEKKKVWLKLVEFLDSAEEVDESNYPLEELDKVDGDNLDELKRIMSSQAKKILNYDDSVKNTTVNNQIEFVKSLKEDEKVKCSFIRCIELTKKYCKIIKPIQGKFEKYLVVLNEDYKKYRENDTKMLLDIENGVKGNIGFGINDLLKSFNEESYMNIDREKAQ; encoded by the coding sequence ATGAATATAAAAATTGCAGCAGAGAAGACTGGACTTACTAAGAAGGCTATTAAATACTACGAAAGTGAAGGTTTGATTAATCCTTTAAAAAATGTTGAAAACAATTATAGGGAATATTCAGATGAGGATATTATTAGATTAAATTTAATAGGAGCACTTAGAACTTTAGATATACCAATAAAGGGCATAAACGATGTAATTGCAGGTAAAAAAGGACTGCAAGAAGCTTTAATGGATGCTTTAGAAAAAATAGATGAGAACATAAGTTATCTAGAAAAAAGTAAGTTGATCATATCAAGTCTTATGGAAAAGAATCCAGATGATTATAAGTATTCAGGAGAACAAATTAAAAAGCTGCGGGAAACGCTGGAACTGTCTAGAGATGATAAAAAAGAACTTATATCAAATAGTTTGCTTAGAATATTTCCGGGGAATTTTGGAAAAATGTTTGCCGTTATGTATGAGCCATTTTTAGAAGTTACAATTGATAATGATGAAAAGAAGAAAGTATGGTTAAAGCTTGTGGAATTTTTAGATTCTGCTGAGGAAGTAGATGAGAGTAACTATCCATTAGAAGAATTAGATAAGGTAGATGGTGATAATTTAGATGAACTAAAGAGAATCATGAGTAGTCAAGCAAAAAAGATATTGAACTATGACGATAGTGTTAAAAATACTACAGTAAATAATCAAATTGAATTTGTAAAATCTTTAAAGGAGGATGAGAAAGTAAAGTGCAGCTTTATTAGATGTATTGAACTTACAAAAAAGTATTGTAAGATAATTAAGCCGATTCAAGGAAAGTTTGAAAAATATCTAGTTGTACTTAATGAGGACTATAAAAAGTATAGAGAAAATGACACTAAGATGCTGCTTGATATTGAAAATGGAGTAAAAGGTAATATAGGATTTGGTATAAACGATTTACTAAAAAGTTTTAATGAAGAAAGTTATATGAACATTGACAGAGAAAAAGCACAATGA
- a CDS encoding CPBP family intramembrane glutamic endopeptidase, whose translation MDFELLKGTRTRYLFLKMLCILALGIGILVVLGKIFKVHLTDSYIEICALIITVLWFLITLKFMKSNNINVYDFVKKPSKKGFLLELPVNLIITYMGGIGFILIMLVLVSYINPTMLSSVQSNLVNKSPKINTNFIIGISFMSTVIIVPIVEEFIFRGVLMGRLYNKYGMGKSILFSSVIFFIMHLNINPMLLLFGISCALLVYKYKSLVPSIILHMCNNFITFINGLKSSGSGNNLLNVNSSFMIAGIILFIIYVLYSYRNYRKCRKAF comes from the coding sequence ATGGATTTTGAATTACTTAAAGGGACTAGGACAAGATATTTATTTTTAAAAATGCTTTGCATACTTGCGTTAGGTATAGGAATACTTGTAGTACTTGGGAAAATTTTTAAAGTACATTTGACAGATAGTTATATAGAAATTTGTGCACTTATAATAACAGTATTATGGTTTCTGATTACTTTAAAGTTTATGAAAAGTAATAATATAAATGTCTATGATTTTGTAAAGAAACCTTCTAAAAAAGGATTTTTATTAGAGCTTCCAGTGAATTTAATAATAACTTATATGGGAGGCATAGGATTTATTTTGATAATGTTGGTTTTAGTAAGTTATATAAACCCAACTATGTTAAGCAGTGTTCAGTCAAATTTGGTAAATAAATCTCCTAAAATAAATACAAATTTTATTATAGGAATTAGTTTCATGTCAACAGTTATTATAGTACCTATAGTAGAAGAATTTATTTTTAGAGGAGTACTTATGGGTAGGCTGTACAATAAATATGGAATGGGTAAATCAATATTGTTTTCTTCAGTTATTTTTTTCATTATGCATTTAAATATCAACCCTATGCTTTTACTTTTTGGAATAAGCTGTGCTCTTCTTGTATATAAGTATAAGTCGCTGGTCCCTTCAATTATACTACATATGTGTAATAATTTTATTACGTTTATAAATGGTTTGAAAAGCAGTGGAAGCGGAAATAATTTATTAAATGTTAATTCTAGCTTTATGATTGCAGGTATTATATTATTTATTATATATGTTTTATATTCTTATAGAAATTATAGAAAATGTAGAAAAGCATTTTAA
- a CDS encoding FGGY family carbohydrate kinase, whose amino-acid sequence MEHYYLAFDAGTQSVKVAVYDKNMKCVAKSSNRTTLKYPHPGWVDMDADEYLLLTKLGMKQCVEQLKKQEIDPSLIKAIMGDGIICGIVGIDESGKAITPYINYLDSRTQRDAETLKKLNLDVWGKETGNADPSCMFPALHARWILANSKEFQKRGKKFVHNAPYILMNLAGLESKDAFVDWGTMSGWGLGYCVYEKKWSDKQLDILGIAKSYMPKIVKPWDIIGTLSESAAKETGCPHGIPICAGAGDTMQSMLGSGILEANKAVDVSGTCAMFCVSTNGIIPELSQRGSELIFNSGTLENTYFYWGFVRTGGLALRWFKDNICRKSDDDSYYKLLSRGAEKVVPGCNGVIFLPYLTGGYGQFSKIKGCFLNMTLDTDQFVLWRSVLEAIAYDYMEITNDYRNAGIKIDRITITEGGSRDDLWNQIKADIMQSETITLEVSGGAVLTDCIIGAYAAGDIGDLKEALVSNLKIINKYSPNANNSNIYKEQYVLRKSVLSGMVSNIKL is encoded by the coding sequence ATGGAACATTATTATCTTGCTTTTGATGCAGGAACTCAAAGCGTAAAGGTTGCTGTATATGATAAAAATATGAAATGTGTAGCAAAATCGTCAAATAGAACAACTTTGAAATATCCTCATCCAGGATGGGTTGATATGGATGCAGATGAATATCTTTTACTTACAAAGCTTGGTATGAAACAGTGCGTAGAACAGTTAAAAAAACAAGAAATTGATCCTAGCTTAATTAAAGCAATTATGGGGGATGGAATTATTTGTGGAATTGTGGGTATAGACGAAAGTGGAAAGGCAATTACGCCTTATATAAACTATTTGGATTCAAGAACACAGAGAGATGCTGAAACTCTTAAGAAATTGAACCTTGATGTTTGGGGAAAGGAAACGGGAAATGCTGATCCAAGCTGTATGTTTCCAGCGCTGCATGCAAGGTGGATCTTAGCAAATAGTAAAGAATTTCAAAAAAGAGGCAAAAAGTTTGTCCATAATGCTCCTTATATCCTGATGAATCTTGCAGGTTTAGAAAGTAAGGATGCTTTTGTTGATTGGGGAACTATGTCAGGATGGGGCCTTGGATATTGTGTATATGAAAAGAAATGGTCTGATAAACAGCTTGATATATTAGGGATAGCTAAAAGCTATATGCCTAAGATTGTAAAGCCCTGGGATATTATTGGTACGTTATCGGAAAGTGCGGCAAAGGAAACGGGATGTCCTCATGGCATACCAATTTGTGCTGGTGCAGGTGATACAATGCAGTCCATGTTGGGAAGCGGAATTCTTGAAGCAAATAAGGCTGTAGATGTTTCAGGAACTTGTGCCATGTTTTGTGTCTCTACAAATGGGATTATTCCAGAGCTTAGTCAAAGGGGAAGTGAATTGATTTTTAACAGCGGCACTTTAGAAAATACATATTTTTACTGGGGATTTGTTAGAACTGGAGGCTTGGCACTGCGTTGGTTTAAGGATAACATTTGTCGAAAATCTGATGATGATAGCTATTATAAACTGCTTAGCAGAGGAGCAGAAAAGGTTGTGCCAGGATGTAATGGTGTGATTTTCTTACCATATTTAACTGGTGGATATGGTCAATTTTCAAAGATAAAAGGTTGTTTTTTGAACATGACCTTGGATACAGATCAATTTGTTTTATGGAGGTCTGTTTTGGAGGCCATTGCTTATGATTATATGGAAATTACAAATGATTATAGAAATGCTGGTATCAAAATAGACAGAATTACCATTACCGAGGGTGGAAGTAGAGATGATTTATGGAATCAAATTAAAGCAGATATTATGCAAAGTGAAACAATTACACTAGAAGTCTCGGGAGGTGCTGTACTTACAGATTGTATTATTGGTGCATATGCAGCAGGTGATATAGGGGACTTAAAGGAGGCACTTGTCAGCAATCTAAAAATTATCAATAAATATAGTCCAAATGCCAACAATTCAAATATATATAAGGAGCAGTATGTACTTAGAAAAAGTGTATTAAGTGGTATGGTTAGCAACATAAAGTTATAA
- a CDS encoding DUF6198 family protein codes for MKKFYRGMMYCIGLVILALGIILNTKTGLGVSPIISIPYSISKIWNINLGNATMCIYILCVAGQAALRGKEFRPFDLLQVPMSIVFSRIINIFNDMIVINCDNLIMNLLLLAVAIMLTGIGAYITVQMKIVPNAADGFTQALAERTKKGLGLAKNITDISSVIITVVIGLVCAGKVVGIGIGTLVAVIGVGRAIALTNMLFGKKMIALVE; via the coding sequence ATGAAGAAATTTTATCGCGGAATGATGTATTGTATCGGACTTGTGATACTTGCATTAGGAATTATTTTGAATACAAAAACAGGTCTCGGAGTATCACCTATAATTTCTATACCATATTCTATCTCAAAAATTTGGAATATAAACTTGGGAAATGCAACTATGTGTATTTACATACTGTGTGTAGCTGGACAAGCAGCCCTGCGTGGAAAGGAATTTCGTCCATTTGACTTACTACAGGTTCCCATGAGTATTGTATTTAGCCGTATAATTAATATTTTTAATGATATGATAGTCATAAATTGTGATAACTTAATAATGAATTTGCTTTTGCTTGCAGTAGCAATTATGCTCACTGGAATTGGAGCATATATTACAGTTCAAATGAAGATTGTTCCAAATGCTGCAGATGGTTTTACACAGGCACTAGCAGAGCGAACTAAGAAAGGACTTGGACTGGCAAAAAATATAACAGATATATCAAGCGTTATAATTACTGTAGTTATTGGTTTGGTGTGTGCTGGAAAAGTTGTTGGAATTGGCATTGGAACTTTAGTGGCAGTTATCGGTGTTGGACGTGCTATTGCCTTAACTAATATGTTATTTGGAAAGAAAATGATTGCACTTGTAGAGTAA
- a CDS encoding ABC transporter ATP-binding protein — translation MFRNIMDFAITLYKYLGKKLILNILLITLQSLLNGTGIVLLIPLLSVAGIMGSINSSNFLLKDIQKFFMSLPNSISLIIILMLFVLIISFTALLTRQTSILNTKITEEFSSHLRKELFKNVVHSKWDCISNKRFSDLTNTFTMEVSRISSATVQLLKIISQVITALVQIIVSFAISAPITIFALINGFIIFILTSSSLRNAKKLGTSLLFMNKELQLQITEQLNGIKEVKSYCIQDSQIKKFSDLVKKIQCNSINFSKIQSTPDTIYKIISAIIISLFFYSSIIIFKVAPSNLLIVLFIFGRLWPLFSSFQNSLQNLFIMIPSFNNLMEINKEFKDNSEVINLINDRVSFSLNDYLELRNISFKYSGKNNFSIKNISLKIPSRSFTAFIGKSGSGKTTLANIIMGLLIPQNGCILSDYKEITEENVLSWRKNLAYVPQDPFIFNDTIKENLIKFSPDATEKELSNALKLACADEFISKLPKGIDTIMGDRGIKLSGGERQRIVLARALLRNPNILILDEATSSLDIENELKIQQAIEGLQGKLTLIVIAHRLSTIKAADNIFVIEDGILKDQGNYEYVINKIIPQ, via the coding sequence ATGTTTAGAAATATTATGGATTTTGCCATAACCCTATATAAATATTTGGGGAAAAAACTTATTTTAAATATTTTACTTATAACTCTTCAAAGCTTGCTAAATGGAACCGGAATCGTGCTTCTTATTCCTCTTCTTTCAGTGGCCGGTATCATGGGATCAATAAATAGTTCAAACTTTCTTCTAAAAGATATTCAAAAGTTTTTTATGTCTCTGCCAAATAGCATAAGCCTTATAATAATTCTTATGTTATTTGTACTTATTATAAGCTTTACAGCATTATTAACCAGACAAACTTCAATATTAAACACAAAAATAACGGAAGAATTTTCAAGCCACCTGAGGAAAGAACTTTTTAAAAATGTAGTTCATTCAAAATGGGACTGCATATCTAATAAAAGATTTTCCGATTTAACTAATACATTTACCATGGAAGTTTCAAGGATTTCATCAGCAACAGTTCAGCTTCTAAAAATAATTTCTCAAGTTATAACTGCTTTAGTTCAAATTATAGTTTCTTTTGCCATATCCGCTCCTATAACTATTTTTGCTTTAATAAATGGATTTATTATTTTTATCCTTACAAGTTCTTCCCTTAGAAACGCAAAAAAGCTTGGAACTTCCCTTCTTTTTATGAATAAAGAACTACAACTTCAAATTACAGAACAATTAAATGGAATTAAAGAGGTAAAAAGCTACTGTATTCAAGATTCCCAAATAAAAAAATTCTCAGATTTAGTTAAAAAAATTCAATGTAACTCTATAAACTTTTCTAAAATACAGTCAACACCAGACACTATCTATAAAATAATATCCGCTATAATAATAAGTTTATTTTTTTATAGCTCAATAATTATATTCAAAGTGGCACCCTCAAACTTGCTAATTGTATTATTTATATTTGGAAGACTATGGCCACTATTTTCATCTTTTCAAAACAGTCTTCAAAATTTATTTATTATGATACCCTCTTTTAATAATCTCATGGAAATTAATAAAGAATTTAAAGATAATTCAGAGGTAATTAATTTAATCAATGATAGAGTTTCCTTTTCCCTAAATGATTACTTAGAGTTAAGAAATATTAGTTTTAAATATTCAGGCAAAAATAATTTCTCAATAAAAAATATTTCTCTAAAAATTCCCTCTAGGAGTTTTACTGCTTTTATAGGTAAATCTGGATCTGGCAAAACCACCCTTGCAAATATAATAATGGGATTGTTAATACCTCAAAACGGCTGCATTTTATCTGACTATAAAGAAATTACTGAGGAAAATGTTTTATCCTGGCGAAAAAATTTAGCTTATGTGCCGCAAGATCCTTTTATTTTTAATGACACTATTAAAGAAAATCTAATAAAATTTTCTCCTGATGCAACAGAAAAAGAACTGTCTAACGCCCTTAAACTTGCCTGTGCAGATGAATTTATATCAAAGTTACCTAAAGGTATTGATACTATAATGGGAGATAGAGGCATCAAACTTTCTGGAGGTGAAAGACAGAGAATCGTACTTGCAAGAGCTTTACTTAGAAACCCAAATATTTTAATACTTGATGAGGCAACCAGCTCATTGGATATAGAAAATGAACTCAAAATACAGCAGGCAATTGAAGGACTTCAAGGTAAATTAACATTAATAGTAATAGCCCATAGACTTTCTACAATAAAAGCTGCAGACAATATTTTTGTTATTGAAGACGGCATTCTTAAAGATCAGGGGAATTACGAATATGTTATAAATAAAATAATACCTCAGTAA
- a CDS encoding transporter substrate-binding domain-containing protein, which produces MIGIKRKAFIIVFIAILTCLLSNNYGKAVFADNKESVNPNKETIYKVLGNDEKKEDRTIIIGDDKDYPPYSFIDENGNPTGFDIELAKAAAEAMGFKVKIKLGTWSETMDELERGKIDVAAGMFYSKDREKLYSFTTKTAVTGADVFTRKGESINNISQLRGKTVVVEADEISGEYLKKQNLGINFVKVHSSEEALKLIAMNKYDYAVVSTIIGHYFMKKDKISNIKGNGLVINPDDYCIAVKKGNDDLLFALNGGLQVLRATGKYDEINNKWLGVYEEKNFYQTVIEYRGLIIASVASILLLLLWNITLKKRVTVRTKELLETNDALNKSKQELLVSNEEIEDSYNELAAIEEELRSQYYRLMKSEEDLKKSEERNRAIVTAIPDIIFVVDENAVFKDCQIKDTSMLIMPKNEFIGKTLWHVIPPKIAETCFEKIKAALKNNSLESFQYEIDTSAGKKYYELRIVKCRENEVIAISRDITDERKNQKKIEFLSYNDQLTGLYNRRFFEEEIERLNNKENFPLTIVMADVNGLKLINDSFGHAAGDELLKKVSSVMLNVCGDKGIISRVGGDEFVILLPKTNELEAGKMLKRISELASKEKVESINPSISFGFAAKYHEEEDVFEVLKKAEDFMYKKKLFESPSMRGKTIGAIINTLHEKNKREEQHSHRVSEYCNLLGKAMNLPDGEIQELKTVGLLHDIGKVAIDENILNKPGKLIDEEWEEIKRHPEIGYRILSSVNDMAEMSEYVLAHHERWDGKGYPKGLKGEQIPLKSRIIAIADAFDAMISERAYRSALSKEIAVKELIKNAGIQFDPELVKIFIEKVV; this is translated from the coding sequence ATGATTGGAATAAAACGTAAAGCTTTTATTATAGTATTTATTGCAATATTAACTTGCTTATTGAGTAATAATTATGGAAAAGCAGTGTTTGCTGATAACAAGGAAAGTGTGAATCCTAATAAAGAAACTATTTATAAGGTGCTAGGTAATGATGAAAAAAAAGAAGACAGAACAATAATAATAGGTGATGATAAAGATTATCCACCATATAGTTTTATAGATGAAAATGGTAATCCAACTGGCTTTGATATAGAACTTGCTAAAGCTGCAGCAGAGGCCATGGGATTTAAGGTAAAGATTAAACTAGGTACCTGGAGTGAAACTATGGATGAACTTGAAAGGGGTAAAATAGATGTCGCAGCAGGGATGTTCTATTCTAAGGATAGGGAAAAACTCTATTCTTTTACAACAAAAACTGCAGTAACTGGTGCTGATGTATTTACAAGAAAGGGAGAAAGTATAAATAATATAAGTCAGTTAAGAGGGAAGACAGTAGTAGTCGAAGCAGATGAGATATCAGGAGAATATCTTAAAAAGCAGAATCTTGGTATTAATTTTGTTAAAGTTCATTCATCTGAGGAAGCACTTAAACTTATAGCTATGAACAAATATGACTATGCAGTAGTTTCAACTATAATAGGACATTATTTTATGAAAAAGGATAAGATTTCAAACATAAAAGGTAATGGATTAGTTATTAATCCTGATGATTACTGTATTGCTGTAAAAAAGGGAAATGATGATTTACTATTTGCTCTTAATGGTGGATTGCAAGTACTTAGGGCTACAGGAAAATATGATGAGATAAATAATAAGTGGTTGGGGGTTTATGAAGAAAAAAACTTCTATCAGACAGTAATAGAGTATAGAGGATTAATAATTGCATCAGTGGCAAGTATACTTCTATTACTATTATGGAATATAACTCTTAAAAAAAGAGTTACTGTACGTACCAAGGAACTATTAGAAACAAATGATGCTTTGAATAAGAGTAAACAGGAGTTACTGGTGTCAAATGAAGAAATAGAGGATTCTTATAATGAATTGGCTGCAATAGAGGAAGAACTTCGAAGTCAATATTATAGGCTAATGAAAAGTGAAGAAGATTTAAAGAAAAGTGAAGAACGAAATAGAGCAATAGTAACTGCTATTCCAGACATTATCTTTGTTGTAGATGAAAATGCTGTTTTCAAAGACTGTCAAATAAAAGATACTTCTATGTTAATAATGCCTAAAAATGAGTTCATAGGAAAAACTCTTTGGCATGTAATTCCACCTAAAATAGCTGAAACTTGTTTTGAGAAAATTAAGGCAGCTCTTAAAAATAATTCTTTGGAAAGTTTTCAATACGAAATTGATACATCAGCAGGTAAGAAATATTATGAACTTCGGATAGTTAAATGTAGAGAAAATGAGGTTATTGCAATAAGCAGAGATATTACAGATGAAAGAAAAAATCAAAAGAAAATTGAATTTCTAAGCTACAACGATCAACTTACAGGACTATACAATAGGAGGTTTTTTGAAGAAGAGATTGAAAGATTAAATAACAAAGAAAATTTTCCTCTTACTATTGTTATGGCTGATGTTAATGGATTAAAGTTAATAAATGATTCTTTTGGACATGCTGCTGGTGACGAATTGCTGAAAAAGGTTTCGTCGGTAATGCTTAATGTCTGTGGTGATAAAGGTATAATATCACGTGTAGGAGGAGATGAGTTTGTAATACTGCTTCCAAAGACAAATGAACTTGAAGCAGGCAAAATGCTTAAGCGTATTTCTGAATTAGCTTCAAAGGAGAAGGTAGAGTCAATAAATCCCTCAATTTCTTTTGGATTTGCAGCAAAGTACCATGAAGAGGAGGATGTATTTGAAGTACTGAAAAAAGCAGAAGATTTCATGTATAAAAAGAAGCTTTTTGAGAGTCCAAGCATGAGAGGAAAAACAATTGGTGCTATTATAAATACACTGCATGAAAAAAATAAAAGAGAGGAACAACATTCTCATAGAGTATCTGAATATTGTAATCTTTTAGGAAAGGCTATGAATCTACCAGATGGTGAAATACAAGAACTAAAAACTGTAGGGTTGTTACATGATATAGGAAAGGTTGCCATAGATGAGAATATTTTAAATAAACCAGGTAAGCTTATCGATGAAGAGTGGGAAGAAATTAAACGTCATCCAGAAATAGGCTATCGCATTTTAAGTTCTGTTAATGATATGGCGGAAATGTCAGAGTATGTCTTAGCACATCATGAAAGATGGGATGGAAAGGGTTATCCTAAAGGACTTAAAGGAGAGCAAATTCCATTAAAATCAAGAATAATTGCAATAGCTGATGCTTTTGATGCTATGATAAGTGAGAGGGCTTATAGAAGTGCTTTATCAAAAGAGATAGCCGTAAAAGAGCTTATTAAGAATGCAGGTATTCAATTCGATCCAGAACTTGTAAAGATATTTATTGAAAAGGTAGTCTAA
- a CDS encoding CPBP family intramembrane glutamic endopeptidase translates to MDNFFKTMKIRKVVLIYAAVVIFFCIISELSFVKSTGILDENLFLLLCNLGVLVWFVLELRKVCCDVKNKIFDLKRDLNIKDITLSIIINITTTIGLFIIIIYSLISLSPSMTKEMLGELNKTDTSSLYSIIINGIAASFIAPVVEELIFRGVILNRLRTKIGVIKAVILSSILFGAIHYEVGMISAVVFGICMSLIYLKTKNIFVTISIHVINNFIVSVLQIVSFFIDNNTAKQSITLNSFNSLLLALGIACFVIGTALSIYFVKTNWNKEITA, encoded by the coding sequence ATGGATAATTTTTTTAAAACTATGAAAATAAGAAAAGTGGTACTGATTTATGCTGCTGTAGTAATTTTTTTCTGTATAATTTCCGAGCTGAGTTTTGTAAAATCAACTGGAATATTAGATGAAAATTTATTTTTACTATTATGTAATTTAGGGGTTTTAGTATGGTTTGTGTTAGAATTGAGAAAAGTGTGCTGCGATGTTAAAAATAAAATATTTGATTTGAAAAGAGATTTAAATATCAAAGATATAACACTTAGTATTATAATAAATATTACTACAACTATCGGACTTTTTATAATTATAATTTATTCTTTAATTAGTTTGTCACCTTCAATGACGAAGGAAATGCTTGGAGAACTAAATAAAACTGACACAAGTTCCTTATACAGCATCATTATTAATGGTATTGCAGCATCATTTATAGCACCTGTAGTAGAAGAACTTATATTTAGAGGGGTTATACTCAACAGACTAAGAACAAAAATTGGAGTTATAAAAGCAGTGATACTGTCTTCCATTTTATTTGGAGCTATTCATTATGAAGTGGGAATGATATCTGCAGTTGTTTTTGGTATATGCATGTCACTTATATATTTGAAAACAAAAAATATATTTGTTACTATATCAATCCATGTTATAAATAATTTCATAGTTTCTGTTTTGCAAATTGTATCATTTTTTATTGATAATAATACAGCTAAACAGAGCATTACTTTAAACAGTTTTAATTCATTGTTGCTTGCGCTTGGAATTGCTTGCTTTGTTATAGGAACAGCTTTGAGTATTTATTTTGTTAAGACAAATTGGAATAAAGAAATTACAGCATAA